Genomic DNA from Vreelandella subglaciescola:
CGCCCTGGTGGCCGTGAACGTCGATCGGCAAGCCGTCGATGTCCAGCGTCAGATGCTCGGGGCGTTCGCCGCCGTTCAGCGAGGTCAGTCGCCAGACCGCCAGCCGCAGCAGGCCCTCATGCACGGTATCGATATTGTCGTCGCGGCCCAGGCACGTCAGCAGCCGCGACAGCGTCGCTTGAGATGGCCGGTCCTGAGCCAACGGCGTTGTCCCGCGGGCATCACTGCAGGCTAGCTGCCAGAGCGGGTCACGGCGAAGCGTATCGGTATCGCTGAGGTCGATCCAGCCCATCGAACGCTGCAGCACCAGGGTACGCAGCTGGCTGGCTAACGAGTGGCGGACGCGATCCGGGTCGCGGTGATCGACCAGATGGTCGTCCAGCGCATCGATCATGCCGCTGTTGTCGAGGGCTTCACGCAACAGCAAAGCACCGCTGTCGCTGGTGGTGCGATGGCCGCTGAGCTCGACGCGGATGGACCCGTTGCATGACGGGGTCCAGGGGGATAAGCTTTCACCCATGGCGAGTGGTCCTCTTGAATTGTGTTCGTTCAGGAACATCTTGATTCTACAAGAGAAACTGCTCGCCATCTTCTTTTCTGTCTCAGCCCGGTGAATTAGGCGGGCTGACGCTACTTCGAGAGACACTTCCAATGATGCATCTGCTGCACCGCATACCCATGGGTCGGAAATTTCTGCTGATCCTGCTGCTCCCCTTGATGGCACTGGCCTGGTTCGCCGGCAGCGGTATTGTCGAGCGACAGCGCCTGGTCACGAATATGGATTCGCTGCAAACGTTAACCGCTCTTGCCCAACGGGCGGGCAATCTGGTTCATGAACTGCAGCGTGAGCGGGGCATGTCGGCGGCGTTTATCGGCCGGGCCGACGATGCAGCAGAAAGTCGGCTGAAGGCCCAGTATGTGGCCAGCGACCGCGCTCTTGCCGCCTACCGCGATGAGCAGCAAGTCATGGGTTCGGCGGTGCTCAGCGATGCCATGGCCGAGGATATCGCCAGCATCCGCCAACAGCTGGCGGCGATGATCGATATCCGCGAACGGGTTCAGCGCCAGAACATTGACGTCAACGATGCGGTCAGCCGCTATACCAGCGTCAATGACGCCTTGCTGACGCTGGTCAGCCAGCTGACGCACATGACCGTGGATGCCGACATTGCGCGGCGGCTGGGTGCCTATGTGATTCTGCTCAAGGCCAAGGACCTGACCGGTATCGAGCGCGCTCTGCTGGCGAATGCCTTCAGCATCGACCGGATGCGCGCGCCGATGTACCGGCGACTGCTGGCCATGCAGGGCCAGGAAACCGCGTATCGGGAAAGCTTTCGTGCGCTGGCCAGCGACCGCACCAGGCAACAGTTCGCCGACTTTCTGAGCGGCGAGCAGGTCAAACAGGCAGAGCAGCTGCGCGAGGTAGCACTGGAGCGGGGAGTTATCGGCGGTTACCGCATTGATCCGGAACGCTGGTTTGACCAGCAGACGCGCAAGATAGATGGACTAAAGAAGCTGGAGGACAGCTTGGCGGGCAGCGTGCTGGCAGAAGCCGAGAGGCTGCACGGGGAAGCACGCCGGGACCTGATCGGATATCTGGTAGTAGCAGTGGCGGCCGCGCTGTTTGCCATTCTGGCCACGGCCCTGATCGTACATAGTCTCGTGCGGGCGCTGCGCGCGGCGCTGAATGATATCAATCACCGGGGCGGTGATCTGACCCGCCGCGTCACGGTGCCGGGTAGTGACGAGCTGTCGCAGCTGTACCTGGCCTTTAACGCCGCCTCTGCCGAAACCGAGGCGCTAGTGGGCAACATTCAACGCAGCGCGCTTTCGGTGGAGTTGGCCAGCGGTGAAATTGCCCGGGGTAACCAGGATATGGCTCAGCGGACCGAAGAGCAGTCTGCTTCGCTGGTGGAGACGGCCTCGAGTATGGAACAGATCACGGCAACCGTTCGGCAAACGGCCGATAATACGCGTCAGGTCGAATCCATGACCAACAAGGTGGTTAGCGAGGCCGATGAAGCCAGCCAGGTTGCCGAGCGTGCCAGCCAGGCGATGGAAGACATTCATACCGCCAATCAGGAGGTCACCAGCATTGTCGAGGCCATCGACAGCATCGCCTTTCAAACCAACCTGCTGGCGCTGAACGCCTCGGTCGAGGCGGCTCGCGCCGGTGAGCAAGGGCGCGGCTTTGCCGTGGTTGCCGCCGAGGTGCGCAAGCTGGCCAGCCGCAGTGCCGAAGAGGCCGGGCAGATCCGTCAGCTGGTGGCCAACAACGTGGCGCGGATCAATGAAGGGGAGACGCTGGTGAGCAATACCAGCGCGACGTTGGGCACCATCACCCAGGAGATTCGCCAGGTAGCCGGGCTGATTCGTGACGTTTCCGCTGCCACCGGTGAACAGTCGGCCGGTATTGAGCAGGTTAATCAGGCGGTCACCCAGCTGGAGGAAGTTACCCAGCAGAACGCCGCGCTGGTAGAGCAGGTGGCGGCCGCGAGTCGTTCGCTAGATGAGCAGGCAAGCGATATGGCGGGAATGGTTAGCCACTACACCGTTGGCGATGCACCTGCGCCGCAGGCGCATAGCCTGCTGGCCGCTAGTTCGGGCGCTTGACGCTTTACGCCGCGACGATAAAGCGCAGGGGCGGATCAATATACGTCTTCACGGTAGCGCCCCTGAGCTTTCAGCGTGGTGACGTCGATGCCCAGCGGGGCGATGATGTCATCGAGCGCCGAGATGACGCTGGTGGCCATGCCGCGCCCGCCGCAGACCAGGATCTGCGCGCCTTTGTCGATCAGCCGGCGTAACTCCGGCCCGTTGGCGGTCAGCTTGTCTTGCACGTAGGCGCGTTCGTCGATGCGCGAAAAAGCCGCATTCAACTGGGTCAGCCGCCTGTCGGTGAGATACGCGTTGAGTTCGGTCTCATAAAGAAAATCAGACTGGGGGTTACGCCCGCCCCAATAAAGGTGCATGGGGTGGTGCGTTTTGTTGTGGCGTATAAAGCCGACCAGCGGCCCGATGCCGGTGCCGGCGCCGATCAGTACGACCGGTGCCTTGCCGGATGTGGGGCGAAAGTTGGGGTTGGGCTGGATAAAGGCGTCGATAGTGCCGCCCACCGGCAGCGCATGGAGGAAGCTCGAGCACAGGCCGTGGGGATGCTGGCGCACGCAGATCTCCAGCACGCCATCCGTTGAGGCCGACGCCAGCGAATAAAAACGCGGCGTCTGACTAGCGGGCGGCAGGATGCCGACCAGGTCGCCGGCCTCGAAAGACGGCAGGCCAGTGCGTTTTAGCCAGCGGCTCAGCAGGGCGGTTTTGCCGCTAGCGGCGGGCGCCTTGAAGCGCAGTACGTCGGTCGGCGCCTGTACGCCAGCGCCGTAATCCACGCGCTCGGCAAGGGCCAGCGCCGTGGTGCGTGGGCGGGTGGGCGTATGAACTAGCGCTAGCTTAGTGCCGAGCGCCTTGCCTACCGCATTGCCCCAGCGGGTAAACGCCTGACCTGACTGCCGGTCGATGGTGTCGAGCGGCAGCAACAGCGGCCAGCCCTTGGCGGTGAGCGATGCCTCAATTTTTTTCGCGAACCCGCAGAACTGCGGAAACTGCTGATCGCCAAAGCCCAGCACGGCTACCGGGAGTTGGGGCGTATCCGTGATGTTGTCGAGCCGCGTCAGAAACCGGCTGGCCGAGGCCGGCGCGTCGCCATCGCCGTAGGTCGCGGTGAGGATGAATAGCCGTTTTGCATGGCGATAACGCGACGCCAGCTGGTTCATTGGGGCGGTGTGCACGCGGTGCCCCGCCTGGGTCAGGCTATCGTGCAGCGTCTTGGCGAAGCCCCAGGTTGTATTACCTTCGCTGCCGACGAGAATCACGCTGTCCGCGGCGTTCGCCCCGCTGTTGGCGACGATTTTCGGCCGCGAGCGGCGGCGTTTCCACCAGATCATCGCGCCGGTTATGGCCATCACCGGCACCGTCAGGGCGGACAGGCCGAGAATCAGACCCAGCCACCAAAGCCCTTCGCCGGTGTGCAGCTGATAGATGAGCGCATAAACGCTGTGAGTGGCGTCGTGGGGCTGGTAGGACAGCCATTCACCGCTGGCCTGATCGATAAACCCGGCGCCCTGATGGGTCTCCAGGGAATACATGTCCGTGGGGTCATCCGGATAGGGATAGACCAGCTCTCGCAGGTCGTTCAGGTCAGTTGCCTGCAAAACCGGCAGGGTATCGATGGCGGCGGGGGTGCCGCCGCTGACTTCCAGAGGAAAGTCGGGCTCGGCTTCCACGCCCTCGGGGGCCAGGCCGAACGTGGTGGCGGAGAGATAGGCGCCGGTTAGCCCCGAAAGTAGCAGGCCGAGTAGTGCCGCCCGCCCCAGTTCGAGGTGCAGCCGCTGGCTCAAGGTGCCGCGTATGGGGCGCAGCAGCTGGCGCCATCCGCCCAGCCGAGCGGCCAGCAGCAGCGTGCCGGAGATCGTCAGTACGATCATCGCCAGCGCCGTGATGCCAGCAACCATGCGGCCGGGCGTGTCGAGCAGCAGGGAGCGGTGCAGGTTTTTTACCCAGCGCGAGAACGACGACGGCGCATAGGGTGCAATGGCCTGCCCGGTGCGTGGATCTATGCGATCGGCGCCTACGTCACCGTCGCGGGTATAATAGACGATAAGGGTGCCCGAGGGCGTGCGTTTGATCTGCTCGGCTCCCGGGTAGTGCCTCGCCACCGTGTCCGCCAGCTCGGCGACGCTGACCTGCCCGGCGGCGGGCACGCTGGCATTCGCCCGCTCGAGCGCCGGGCTGAACGAGAGGATAGCACCGGTCACTGCGAGAACAATGGCGAACAGCGCGGCGATCAGGCCGGGTAGCGAGTGAAGCTTGCGTAGCATGGTAGTTGTGCTCCCCGGCTGGTCAGAAAGTGTAGCGGAACGACTGCACGTAGCCACGGCCCGAAACCGCCTGGCCGGCGCCCTCGGTGGTCAGCGCCACGGCGACGTCGGCGCGATTGTCGCGGTTGTCCTCGACGGCGGTGTCGACGCGTACGTCATAGCCTGCGTCGATCAGCTCATCGGCAATGTCTAGCGTGATATTCAGGGAGCGTCCGCTACCGACGCTGGCGCCGGTGAGGCCGTCATATTCGCGGCTACGCAGACCGCTGCCCCGTGCCCAGTCGCGCAGGTGCTTGTAGTACTTCGATTTTTTCCCGGCGATCCACAGCGTGTCCTGGTACTGGCCGTTGGCATCGGTAAGATAGAGCGCCATATAGGCCTCATCGCCGCCGTAGTCTTTCAGCTCGGTGGTGAAGGTGACCTCGCGCGCCAGGGCGGCCGTCGACAGCGCGAGAGTGGCAACAAGGCCAAGTGTCAGGGTGAGCTTGTTCATGGTTGATCTCCCTTGCTGGCTTTATCGGTGTCGTTCTCTGTGTCTTTTTCTGTATCTGCGCCATCGTCATCGCCGCTGTAGAGGCTGGCGGGTATTACGGCGTCTTCTTTGAACTTTATTTCCAGCTCACGCAGGCGCAGCGATGAAGGCGTGTAGTCGGCCTCGACTTTATTGCCGTGCTGGTCGAAGCCTTTGACTTCGTAGCAGCCGTCATCAACCTTGATGCGGCGCACTTCCCAGCCTTTATCTTCGAGCTGTTGTCGCAGGACATCGCGGGGTTGCCAATCGGCTACCGGGTCCTTGCAGTCATGGTCGGCGTGAGCGATGGTCGCGATGGACAGCGCACAAAGGGTCACGGTCGCGTGTAATAAGAGTTTCATTGTTCTGGTCCTCTTGGGTTAAGGCATACGGCCACTGTAGCCGGCGATTCTGACAGCAACCTGAAACGCCCCCCGCCAGGCTGGCGCAACAATTCCGGCTCCCTTCAGTTAGCCGTCAGGTCGACGCGTTAGGCTTTGGATAGCGGGAGACAAGGAGGAAGCAGGCGATGCGCATACTATTGGTTGAGGATGCCCTCATGCTGGGGGAAGCGGTACGCGATCAGGTGGCCGAAGATGGCCATGCGGTGGACTGGATGACGTGCCTTAAGCACGCCGAAGCCAGCGTTGCCACCACCGATTATGACCTGATCCTGCTCGATCTGACGCTGCCCGATGGCAATGGGGTCGACCTGCTGGGACGCTGCCGCCGTGCGGGTAATACCACGCCGGTAATTATTCTGACCGCGCGCGATCAGATTTCCGATCGTATCGCCGGTTTGAATGCCGGCGCGGATGACTACCTGGTGAAGCCGTTTGATCTGGCCGAGCTATCAGCGCGTATTGCCGCTGTGGCTCGGCGCTATGCGGGTAATCCGAACCCGCTTATCGAAGTGGGCGAGTTGGAGGTAGATCTGGTCAACCATTCGCTACGTCGCGCTGGGCATGGCATCGAGCTGACCGCCCGGGAGTGGGCGCTGTTTGAGGCATTTGTGCAGCGCCCCGAGGCGCTATTATCTCGCTCCCAGCTCGAAGATCGTCTATACGCCTTTGGCGCCGAGATAGAGAGCAATACCATCGAGGTGCATATCAGCCGCTTGCGCAAGAAGCTGGGGCGCGGCGCTATCGAAACGGTGCGCGGTATGGGCTACCGGCTGGGTCAGGCGTGAGGCGCGCGACCAGTCTGCAGCGTCGTCTGGGTTTTGGCCTGACGCTTGGGGTCACGTTGCTGTGGCTGCTCGCGACTGCGGTCACAGCGCTGGTCGTTGAGCATACGCTGAACAAGACGCTCGATAGCGTTCTGGAGGAAACGGCACAACGCCTCCTTTCGCTGGCCGTTGTCGAGATATTTAACCGTGAAGATACCGATCTGCTTCAGCAAGTGGCGGCTCTGCACCCCCATGAGGAATACATCACCTACTTGGTGCGTGGAAAGGACGATGTCCCCTTGTTGGTCTCTCACGACATTGACCTCTCGGTTTTTCCCGAAACGCCTCAAATGGGACTGCGTAGCACCGCGACGCACCGAATTTACGGTATTTCAGCCGTCAGCAATACCTTCTTTATTGAGGTAGCCGAGCCGCTGGCCTCACGCCGTCAGGCAAAATGGCAAACGCTGGGCATGTTGCTCTTGCCGTTGGTGGTTCTGATTCCCCTGAGCCTGATCGGCATCTGGTGGTTCGTACGCCATAGTCTGCGCGGGGTGCTTGAGTATCGGAATATGCTCGAAGCTCGCGGAGCAGGTGACCTATCGCAGGTGAGGGGCAAAAACCTGCCGGCAGAAATCGTACCGATCGGCGATGCAGTTAATCAGCTGTTAGAACGACTACGTCGAACGCTAGAGGCGGAGCGCAGCTTTACCGCCAACAGCGCCCACGAGCTGCGCACGCCGCTGGCCGCGACCCTGGCTCAGGTGCAACGCTTGCGCCGCGAAGTGCCCGATGGGCCAGTACAGGATCGGGCGGCGCGTATCGAGGTCTCGCTGCGCGAGCTTTCGCGACTCTCGGAGAAACTGATGCAGTTGGCCAAGGCAGAGAGTGGCGGGCTGTTGGCTGAAACACCTCAGGATATCCTGCCGATTATCAGCCACATCGTCGACGATTTTCAGCGCGCCGCCGAAACGCCGCTGGTGCTGACGCTGCCCAACGAAGCACGGGTCATGTCATCGATCGATCCGGATGCGCTGGCGATCCTATTGCGCAACCTGATCGAAAATGCACTGAAACATGGGCAGGAGAACCAACCCGTCGAGATTATCGTGTCGGGTGATGGCATGTTGCGCGTTATCAATGCGGGGGTAGTCGTGCCCCGGGAAGCGCTGCATCGACTGACGGATCGCTTTCAGCGAGGAAAGAGTCGCGCCGGCGGCTCGGGCCTGGGGCTTGCCATCGCCCAGGCGATCGCGGTGGGGGCGGGCGCCACTTTGACTCTAGCTTCCCCCGCGCCGGGCAGGATAGACGGATTCGAGGCGAGCTTTTTGCTTGCACACTGAACCTGGGGTTGTTCAGTTCGCCGGCGGGAATACGCATATCCCCTATATCTCCTGCCCCTATATATCCTGAATATATGCCGATATTACATCACGGCTTAAGCCCTCTGTCAGGTTGGGTTGTCATCATGCTGCCATGCCAGTTTGGCCTGGCTCGCAAGATACGATCACGATGATATAGGGAGAGGGACAATGTCTTATCATGACACACAGCAGCGTTACGGCGTCATCAGTCGTCTAATTCACTGGACAATGGCGCTGCTGATTCTGGCCCAATTCATGGCGCTCGGGGGTTATATCAACGATGGCGATCACTGGATTGGTAACACGATCGTTCCCTGGCACGTAGATATCGGTTTGCTACTGCTTGTCCTTGTGTCGCTCAGGATCGTCTGGATGTTAAGCCAGCGGCAACAGCGTCCTGAACTAAAGGGTCAGGGCGTCATGGCGTTGCTGACAAAAGGAGCGCATCTGCTGCTCTACCTGTGCATGGTGTTGATGCCGGTGACAGGCGTTCTGCTTATGCTGGGGGAAGGTCACGGCCTGGCGGGCTTCGGCATCGAGCTCGTTGCCGAGAGCGAGCAGGAAATGGCTTGGGCTATTGCATTAGGCCAGTGGCACGCCCAGATATCCTGGCTGTTCGTCGCGTTGGTCCTCGGCCATCTTGGGGCAGCGCTTTATCATCATTTCGTCAAACACGACGATACCCTGGCGCGTATGACGACAAAGCGCTTGGGTGATAGCTGAGTCAGGAACTTGATCGCGAGGCGGCGGAATGCGCTACCTTACGGAACCTGTCAACCTGATTCAGACAGATCGTTAGGGGACTGATGCGTTTCGTCACCGGCCTGTGCTTCACTGACATCTTCGTCGCCTCTGAGAGCTGGCTGAACAACCGCGCCACCAACCTTACCCGGGGCCGGCTGTTGGCCGTCTATATGGTGGCCATATATTTGGGGCAGGGCGGTGGTGACGCTACTGCTCGTTGACACGCTCGCCCCGGACGTCAGCTTCGCGTCGCGTATGCCCGTGAACCGGCTGTTTCGTGTTTCGGCCTTTGGTGCTGGTTTTGTACGAAAAATTGGCACGCAGACAATGGTCTGTGCACGCTAGGCATACCATGGCACGAAAACTGTGGGCCAGCTTGTCATAGCGATCTGGCAAGTCGCGCCACTGTGCCCCGGCGCAGAGAATCCACAGAATGCCGTTGAGCATCTGGCGATCATCCCGGCGTGGGCGTCCCATAGCCTGCGGCGGAGAAACGATATCTTCGATCACTTGCCAGCGCTGATCGGAAAGTTCGTAACGGCCTGCCATAGCGGTCTCCTGCTCAATCAACAGGGACAGCATAACAGCCATGACTTTTCAGACAGAACCTAGTCTTTCCTTTCGCGATACGCGTGTGCGGGTGTGTTACTGCTGTACGACTATGATGCGGGTGCACCCGTATCGTTCTGGCGCAGCCCTGCAAAATAGCGGGCGGGTGGCGTACCCAAGGCCTTTTTAAACATGGTAATAAAGGCCGTCACGGAGTCATAGCCGAGGTTGCCGGCGACCTGCTGCACCGTGGCACCCTCAGCCAGCTGGCGCAAAGCGACAAGCAAACGTAGCTGCTGGCGCCAGCGCCCGAGGGGCAGGCCCGTTTCTCGCTGCACAAGCCGTGCCAGCGAACGCTCGCTCATGGCGAGTCGGCTGGCCCACTGCGCCGCCGTGGTGCGGTCGGCAGAATTCTGCTCCAGAGCATCGGTTATCAGGCGGATTTTGGGATGTTGCGGCACCGGAAAGTGCAGCTGCTGTATGGGCGCCATGGGCAGCTGCTCCAGCAGTACTGCTGCCAAGCGCGCGGTCGGGCCTTCCCGAGGGTAGTCCGGGGCTTGCGCAAGATGCTGTATAAGCTCGCGCACCAGCGGGTTAATGGCCAGAGTGCAGCAGTGGTCGGGCAGGTTGGCGGCACCGGGTTCGATGAACAGAAAGTAAATGTGCGCGTTGGCCGTTGCGCGGTTGCTGTGCGGGACCTCACCGGGAATCCACACCGCATGCTGCGGCGGCACCATCCACCTTACCCCGGGCACATCGCATGTCACGCCGCCGTATAGCGCCAATACCAACTGCCCTTTGCGGTGTTGATGTATCGGTTGCTCCGAATCGTTCTGGTCGACGGCTACCCGTAGTGCCACTACCGGACGGTCATCAGGATCCGGTTTGAAGTTATCGAGCAAATTCGTTAGCAGGCTGCTTTTTGTCATAATTTAGCGATTGAGTGTCATTGTAGCGATATTAAAGCATGACAAGGCGGGATAAAGTACAGACCTTTCTCCCAACAGAGCGCTTCATGACTACCTCGATACATCGGCCAATGGCCAGCAAGGCGATCTTGCTGGTGGGCATTTTACTGATCGCTGCCAACCTGCGGGCACCCTTTACTGGCTTGCCACCGCTGCTCGGCTTTCTGGCAAGCGACTTCAACCTGAGCACCACGGCCGCGAGTGCGCTGACCACTTTGCCGCTGCTGGCTTTCGCCATCGTGTCGCCGCTTAGCGCTCGCGTGGCGCGCGCTCTGGGGATTGAGCGCGCGCTTTTTGTGGCACTGGTGGTGATAGCCGCGGGCATTGGGCTGCGCTCGACCGGCCCGCTGTGGGGGTTATATGTCGGTACCGGTCTGATCGGTATGGGCATTGCCGTAGGCAACGTGCTGCTGCCCAGCCTGATCAAGCGGGATTTCCCCTACCACATTGCCGCGCTGACCGGGGCGTACGCGCTGTCTATGGGTGTGGCCGCGGCGCTGTTGTCCGGCCTGGCGGTACCCATGGCGGAGCAGTGGGGCTGGAGCGGTTCGCTGGGAGCCTTCATAGTGCTGCCACTGGCAGCGCTTGCCGTCTGGGTGACTCAGCTGAAAGCCCCTGCGCCACAAGCGGCGGAGCAGCAAGCGCCGTCATCCCGTGGCATTAGCATCTGGCGTGTGGGCCTTGCGTGGCAGGTAACGCTGTTCTTTGGGCTCAACTCCACCATTTATTACGTCGGCATTGGTTGGCTGCCGGCGATACTCGCCGATGCGGGCATGTCGCCCGAACGTGCCGGCTCCGTGCACGGTGTACTGCAGTTTGCCACCGCCGTGCC
This window encodes:
- a CDS encoding methyl-accepting chemotaxis protein translates to MMHLLHRIPMGRKFLLILLLPLMALAWFAGSGIVERQRLVTNMDSLQTLTALAQRAGNLVHELQRERGMSAAFIGRADDAAESRLKAQYVASDRALAAYRDEQQVMGSAVLSDAMAEDIASIRQQLAAMIDIRERVQRQNIDVNDAVSRYTSVNDALLTLVSQLTHMTVDADIARRLGAYVILLKAKDLTGIERALLANAFSIDRMRAPMYRRLLAMQGQETAYRESFRALASDRTRQQFADFLSGEQVKQAEQLREVALERGVIGGYRIDPERWFDQQTRKIDGLKKLEDSLAGSVLAEAERLHGEARRDLIGYLVVAVAAALFAILATALIVHSLVRALRAALNDINHRGGDLTRRVTVPGSDELSQLYLAFNAASAETEALVGNIQRSALSVELASGEIARGNQDMAQRTEEQSASLVETASSMEQITATVRQTADNTRQVESMTNKVVSEADEASQVAERASQAMEDIHTANQEVTSIVEAIDSIAFQTNLLALNASVEAARAGEQGRGFAVVAAEVRKLASRSAEEAGQIRQLVANNVARINEGETLVSNTSATLGTITQEIRQVAGLIRDVSAATGEQSAGIEQVNQAVTQLEEVTQQNAALVEQVAAASRSLDEQASDMAGMVSHYTVGDAPAPQAHSLLAASSGA
- a CDS encoding PepSY domain-containing protein; the encoded protein is MLRKLHSLPGLIAALFAIVLAVTGAILSFSPALERANASVPAAGQVSVAELADTVARHYPGAEQIKRTPSGTLIVYYTRDGDVGADRIDPRTGQAIAPYAPSSFSRWVKNLHRSLLLDTPGRMVAGITALAMIVLTISGTLLLAARLGGWRQLLRPIRGTLSQRLHLELGRAALLGLLLSGLTGAYLSATTFGLAPEGVEAEPDFPLEVSGGTPAAIDTLPVLQATDLNDLRELVYPYPDDPTDMYSLETHQGAGFIDQASGEWLSYQPHDATHSVYALIYQLHTGEGLWWLGLILGLSALTVPVMAITGAMIWWKRRRSRPKIVANSGANAADSVILVGSEGNTTWGFAKTLHDSLTQAGHRVHTAPMNQLASRYRHAKRLFILTATYGDGDAPASASRFLTRLDNITDTPQLPVAVLGFGDQQFPQFCGFAKKIEASLTAKGWPLLLPLDTIDRQSGQAFTRWGNAVGKALGTKLALVHTPTRPRTTALALAERVDYGAGVQAPTDVLRFKAPAASGKTALLSRWLKRTGLPSFEAGDLVGILPPASQTPRFYSLASASTDGVLEICVRQHPHGLCSSFLHALPVGGTIDAFIQPNPNFRPTSGKAPVVLIGAGTGIGPLVGFIRHNKTHHPMHLYWGGRNPQSDFLYETELNAYLTDRRLTQLNAAFSRIDERAYVQDKLTANGPELRRLIDKGAQILVCGGRGMATSVISALDDIIAPLGIDVTTLKAQGRYREDVY
- a CDS encoding DUF2271 domain-containing protein — encoded protein: MNKLTLTLGLVATLALSTAALAREVTFTTELKDYGGDEAYMALYLTDANGQYQDTLWIAGKKSKYYKHLRDWARGSGLRSREYDGLTGASVGSGRSLNITLDIADELIDAGYDVRVDTAVEDNRDNRADVAVALTTEGAGQAVSGRGYVQSFRYTF
- a CDS encoding PepSY domain-containing protein — encoded protein: MKLLLHATVTLCALSIATIAHADHDCKDPVADWQPRDVLRQQLEDKGWEVRRIKVDDGCYEVKGFDQHGNKVEADYTPSSLRLRELEIKFKEDAVIPASLYSGDDDGADTEKDTENDTDKASKGDQP
- a CDS encoding response regulator — translated: MRILLVEDALMLGEAVRDQVAEDGHAVDWMTCLKHAEASVATTDYDLILLDLTLPDGNGVDLLGRCRRAGNTTPVIILTARDQISDRIAGLNAGADDYLVKPFDLAELSARIAAVARRYAGNPNPLIEVGELEVDLVNHSLRRAGHGIELTAREWALFEAFVQRPEALLSRSQLEDRLYAFGAEIESNTIEVHISRLRKKLGRGAIETVRGMGYRLGQA
- a CDS encoding sensor histidine kinase — translated: MRRATSLQRRLGFGLTLGVTLLWLLATAVTALVVEHTLNKTLDSVLEETAQRLLSLAVVEIFNREDTDLLQQVAALHPHEEYITYLVRGKDDVPLLVSHDIDLSVFPETPQMGLRSTATHRIYGISAVSNTFFIEVAEPLASRRQAKWQTLGMLLLPLVVLIPLSLIGIWWFVRHSLRGVLEYRNMLEARGAGDLSQVRGKNLPAEIVPIGDAVNQLLERLRRTLEAERSFTANSAHELRTPLAATLAQVQRLRREVPDGPVQDRAARIEVSLRELSRLSEKLMQLAKAESGGLLAETPQDILPIISHIVDDFQRAAETPLVLTLPNEARVMSSIDPDALAILLRNLIENALKHGQENQPVEIIVSGDGMLRVINAGVVVPREALHRLTDRFQRGKSRAGGSGLGLAIAQAIAVGAGATLTLASPAPGRIDGFEASFLLAH
- a CDS encoding cytochrome b, whose translation is MSYHDTQQRYGVISRLIHWTMALLILAQFMALGGYINDGDHWIGNTIVPWHVDIGLLLLVLVSLRIVWMLSQRQQRPELKGQGVMALLTKGAHLLLYLCMVLMPVTGVLLMLGEGHGLAGFGIELVAESEQEMAWAIALGQWHAQISWLFVALVLGHLGAALYHHFVKHDDTLARMTTKRLGDS
- a CDS encoding AraC family transcriptional regulator yields the protein MTKSSLLTNLLDNFKPDPDDRPVVALRVAVDQNDSEQPIHQHRKGQLVLALYGGVTCDVPGVRWMVPPQHAVWIPGEVPHSNRATANAHIYFLFIEPGAANLPDHCCTLAINPLVRELIQHLAQAPDYPREGPTARLAAVLLEQLPMAPIQQLHFPVPQHPKIRLITDALEQNSADRTTAAQWASRLAMSERSLARLVQRETGLPLGRWRQQLRLLVALRQLAEGATVQQVAGNLGYDSVTAFITMFKKALGTPPARYFAGLRQNDTGAPAS
- a CDS encoding MFS transporter; translation: MTTSIHRPMASKAILLVGILLIAANLRAPFTGLPPLLGFLASDFNLSTTAASALTTLPLLAFAIVSPLSARVARALGIERALFVALVVIAAGIGLRSTGPLWGLYVGTGLIGMGIAVGNVLLPSLIKRDFPYHIAALTGAYALSMGVAAALLSGLAVPMAEQWGWSGSLGAFIVLPLAALAVWVTQLKAPAPQAAEQQAPSSRGISIWRVGLAWQVTLFFGLNSTIYYVGIGWLPAILADAGMSPERAGSVHGVLQFATAVPGLVLGLILRHIHDQRLPAAGSALMSAVALLGLMAAPQQALWWSVLFGLGTGSGIIMGLTFIGLRTGSAQQAASLSGMAQCIGYLLAAAGPPIMGVLHDSLGSWTVPLGICAMLALVIAVMGLLAGRDRHIACSGS